aaataaacagaatgcAAATGgtgtaaccaaaaaaaattgccTAGTTGAGTTTGAGAGTAATATTGtggtagtttttataattatgatatgaaaaaaataactttagaaaaattatttttaaaatatgtttgatattatggtagtttttatagttgttgtatgaaataaataagttcaaaaaaattaattttagtagtagttgatttgataaaatatatatttggttaaaattgttattaaaattgtttttaaataaaaaaaatatataaggtgtttggttaaaaaataaaattagaattgatgataataatgaaatgaactaaaaagatgtttattaatttttagtttctcTCGCAAGGAGAAGAAAGATGGAAAACAAAGTCATTTTTCTAAGTTCAAAAGGTaacaaacaatcaaaaacattaaatggcATAACATTGATTGAACCCCCACAAGAAAAGTTGGTAGAAAATGCTTCATAATTACTTAGATTAGACCTCGGTTTATTGGTGGATCctatagataaaaacataatttgttttttgcatgTGTTGGcactatgttttaaaagtattttaaaaaaaaattaaaaaaaaatttcctttaaattaatatatttttttatgtttttaaatcattttaatgtgttgatctcaaaaataatttttaaaaaataaaaaatatattattaatatactttTCTGAGTagaaaacactttgaaaagcaaccacaaccacaaccccACTTCCAAACACACACTTGTGGTTTAACACAACTATAAAAGcaacctaaaaaacaaataggtttTTAAGCTAGTAGGATGTGCAACCAATACTTTTTGTAatctatttttgaaaattaaaatttttagggttattgaaatattagcAAAATCCTTaaggaattttacaaacttattttgaattttttttaaaaaaatacacataaaatttctaaaaaaatgctaaaaaaaacatttccccCTTCTTTTTCAAATGCAATTTTTGTAAGAATTGGGTCGTATGCAACAAGCAAAAatcattcttttattattattattatttatttatgtaaggccatgtttggcaacaactcatttttttaaaccaaaactaTCAAAATAGGTCTATGAAGTGTTTGTCAAACATacctttaaaacaaaaaaaaacatttagcaaAAACATTATCAGCCAAACAAggtcttaatattttatctaatttttccTTGACCGGGTTGACTCAAAATCTTTAGTCCGAccataaaccaaataaaaaaacattgcttgacttgaaaactaaacaaaaaacaaaaccaaaacttaaaacgaaccaaacttaaaaaaatagaaaattttgatttttttatcaaaaacgaatcaaacacaaaaaataaagaatacgCAAAACATTCATACCAATTCAGCAACATGAATCTCCAACTAGATCAAATACGATCAAACCAAGGTTAAAAACATGTTATGAATCATTCAATGATCAATAATCTAGCATCCATTCACTTTGATTGTCAAATAATCATCATGATTTGGTCCAAATAGGTTTCGGTTCTAAATCGAAACCCTAGAATTTAAATCCATtaaaaacttgttattgatatcaataaatactagattgttagatAGTCAAATATAAGCTTTATATCTATGTTGGTTTTATAATGGTGGTTTTGCAAGATAAATTTTtccacacacaaaaaatattgtagcaatctaAAGTATCTTAGAAGTGTAGCTTAAGGCGGGACAAAAATGTATAAGCATCTTGTGTTTTAGCATTCACCAAAATGGGTGACTACTAATTGGACAACACCAAACTTTATTCTTTGCAAATGCAGAATTTTGGAAAGAGGACTGTTTGGAGCATTGAGCATCAAGATAGGAAATTGTCAATTTAAGTTTGAAATAGTCCACTAAATTATTAATAGTTGCTAAGCTTTCATGGGAGGGGCAGAGTTagaaacttgtttatttttgtgttttaaaaatgtttttaaaaaaaataaaaaaaattattttttattcaaattaatattttttgtatgtttttagatcattttgatgtataagtttcaaaaatattttttaaatagttttaatataaaaaaattataactatattttttaaatagttttaatatattttttttaaatcattttgatgtatctATCTATTCCTCCAAtctgaaattaatataattataataaaaagtatGAAGCAATACAAGGTTATTTCCAATTTGTTATTTGCTGACATATGGAGGTGTGTTCCTAGAATGGTCAAAACTGAAGGCATCAAATTAATGTAAGAGAGAGATGATTTGATCATGTGAACTTTGACCTAAGGATTTATCACGACCCTGTCAAGgacatttattttgttttacattacattttaaataaaatatacttaaaaaaataattattatcatattattaaaaacatctaATACAATTCTTCTTTCAATGATGACACGGATTAGCCTCTTgttatttaaagtaaaattatggttattttttaaatattttttttatattaaaatacatgttaataatatttttctaattttaaaaatttatttttgacatcaacacataaaataattaaaaaaacattacaaatatattaattaaaaataaattaaaaaacagaaataaagaATCAGGCAATTGCATTTATTAATCTTTTGATCAAGTAGATATCTGATATGTCAACGAACCTTTCAGATTCTTCCATTTTAAACTTTGGAAGAATCAAAATAGCTTATTAATGATGCAGACAAAGGACACTAATGGTCATCTCTTggtgtttaattaatttaatttaatgatataaagATGAGAAAAGCAAAATTCCAAGAGAGGTCTAATCAGATGTGGTGTGGGGCATTTAAGATAATGGGGATGCGTTAGTGACAATGAACCTCTGCCTTGAAAGATCAGAGCTGCCACATTCGGTTGTTGGAGCTTAGAAAAGGATAATCGTACAAGTAAATGGATTTCTAGTCATCATCAACTTGGGAAATTCCATGAACACCAAGAATCTTTTGTTTGCTAAAAGATATTATTGTACAGAAGATTTCTGTCTCTACGCGatcatctcttttctttttctttttttatttacatggatATCCGAGCCAGCTTGTGCGTACCACGACTAATTccacggcccactgaacatcctgcaaacccagtgagcatgtgaAGCACCGCGGGGGTGCCAGGCATGCACAATGAGATTTGAACCCTGatgcagagaaaaaaaacaagcccTTCCACCGCTACGCGATCATCTCTTCCTCTAGGGTATTGTCGTGCACGATGTTCTTTCCAAGAAGGAAATGAGACAGAGtgcataatatatatagttttccaGAAGCTATAGTTGTTGATCTATGATCCGGGGAGCGACCTTTGTATTTTTCAGAGTATACCCTTGGTATTTTATACGGTTTTCTTTAATACAAGTacacaaaaaaaagagggggggggggtcaTGAGAGCTGTGATTGGGTTTTGGGCGACCTAACATTAGCATCATGGATGTTAAAACATGTCATAAACAGAGAATGCTCAAGGATACAAGGAGAAACAgaatcttagaaaaaaaaaaagaattttctgCACATTTTAATGTTTCTCATGAATCGTACATAACAAATACTGAGATATAACCTAAAAAGTTCCCCAATTTAACGGGACCTGTAATAAAGCAATCTCCATTACCTACTCCTATGTTTCACCTTGATGATATTAAATTGACAGGGGAAAAAATGGGGAGGTACTAGCAAAAATGACAACAAGAGGGGAAAAAATCAAGTGAAGAAACATTTGTAGACCAATGCTGGAGCCCTCACTAGAGATCTGCCCTAGCCTTCCTCTTTCCTGCACCAAGCACTATGGCGCATTGGCATATGCACTTTCTAACTTGTGTAATTTGCTTTATTCTAATATAAGTGCCAGGAAATCAGACTAGACTTTCTGCAGGAAGACCATTAATAGTATCAATTTTCCAACCAAGAAATAAATGATGGATTGCTATGTTaaagattgaaagaaagaatCCCATGCCCGTGCTGGTGATCAGGCCCTTTTCTGCAAAGGTACGAGGTATGACAGAGAATTCAGACCTGAAACTCTGCTCCCTTCTGGATGATTTTCTACTTGCCTTCTCAAGCAGACCTTGAGAAAATTTTCAATCATGAAAAACCTTACATGCCACCCACATCACTTGTCTTTTTCCATTCCAGTTCTAGTTCTAGCCCATATGGTTGATCAAACTGAATCCAGGATGTGGCAGTTCCTTATAAAATCATTGGAGTAATTCACATATTTGGTCCAAAATGGTCGAAGATGCTCAAAGCCAATTTCCAGCCAAGGTTTTGCCTGACCATTGTAGTGGATAACTGCAGCCTTCTTTACACTCTCGATGTTTGTCTTATTCTGGTATCCCAACCCAAGCATATGCCAGGATGGATCGATTGGATGAACATGACCTTTAAATGCAATCAAAGCTGGTGGTAGGGTTCCGAGTTTCCACATTGTCAGGTTTGACTTCAAGTTCTACATAAACAAAACCCAGAATAAGAGAAAAACGGTGGCAAAGCATCTCTTATTTGCCTACAGTTATATACAAATCACTATAAGCACAACCTCACCAATATTCAGTGCATAACAGAAGAACCCAATATGAAATATTTGTATTTGTGGTGTTTGATATTCATCCAGAATTTAGAGACACGTGGAAATTAGATATTTGACTAACATTCCGCAATCAACTAATATGAAACTATAAACTAGAATATATCTGAAATGTTACAGGGAGAAACACCCTGAAGTGATGTACTCACAAATAAATTAAGAGTGCACAGAGCCAATGACAGGTGAGGAGGACGCAAGCAAGTAAAAACAATACTTCATAAATGAAAgaatatgatgatgatgaaggttGTTTACCGAAGTGGTCCTTctcatattgatatttttaaaaaaagctggAGCTAGTAACGCTTGTTTGTTAGTGCAATGCTTCTCACAAAACAATTTTTGAGATCAAGGTTACCTTTTAGCACATTTAATGAGTCACTTACCTCATATGATAGCAAATATCACAGCATGAGCATGTTAGTGAAAGTGTGTCAATATTATCCTATAGTTTTATTAGACCAAAAAAAGGTGGTAGCAGGAACAGGTGAGATTACCTCTTTCAGCCAGGAATGGTAGGTTTCTCTAATATTTGTTTTCCTCCATGCGCGGAGATCAAATATGTTCATTCCATATGCCCATGCACATTCATCGGGGTCCAAATTCTTTTCTATGAGGGGATGTGAAAAATTGAAGTAATTCTTGAAATGCTTGGACATTACCCACTCATCTTCACCTTTACAAGTTTCTACAGCTCCATTGACCTTTCCCTTAAGGTCAATTTCCCAAAGTGGAGACAAATCACGCTGGATTACAACATCGTCGTCTAGAAACACCACCTTGTCAAGGTTTGGAAAGAGCTGTTCAACATAACCAATCAGCATAAAGATATTGAGCCAacagatgaagaaaaaataaatctagcaCAAAACAAAATTGCAGAAACTATGGCAAACCTCAAAGCTTGGACTAATGATACAATAGTTCTTGGGAGATTAACGCAGCCTTTAGAAATGAAAGGAATTCAGAAATTTTTGTTACCATTGGACATGTGACATAATCATCAAACTTTGGTATATTTTATCTCTGTTTTCCTTCCAAAAGAAAGCATTTTACTTTCAGTAAATCATCATTTGTATCCATATCCATCTTCCTTTTTCAATTTGTAAGCATCACattttattcatatttcaatatattaaaaattttagaaacttCAGTAATTCACAGGGTCACTCCTGATACAAATCAATGAATGTCCCCACAACAATCCTGGATACTTTCAAGAATACTAAAGTTAGATCCTGATTTGTTATGGCTGGTAAAAGACTAGATTTTCCAAGTGAGATCAGGTGGTTTCTACCTATGTGCACATAAAATAATCACAAGGACATTTCCTCAAGACATCTAGCATCATAATtttttggttgctttttttACCCTTTAACATCTTAGGTCCCtggttattttaaaatagacCATATGCATCATAATTCATAATCTCCAAGTTCGACAGCAGAAAAGATAAACTTCATATGAGATCACCTCAGGTATATATATCCGAAGATGGTTGAGTATTGATATATACTTAGGACTTCTAGCCTGCAATTTTGAAGCAAATCTTCGTGGAGTTGTATCACTAAGATTTGCCCCTGCAATGTGATTCCCATGGTAATAATTCCTGATACCGTTATGGTTCTCTACAGCTTCAAGCACTGGAACATTCTCTCTTGTTAACCAGTCAAACTGGTGAACACCTTTCACTTCCACGATAGCAGGGGAGACTGGGTTTAGCGCAAACCATGAGTGCATGCCCGCATAGGTTTTCTTGTCAGTGATGATGTGAAAAACTATGTTGTCAGGCTTTAAAGATGACTGGATGGTAGAAGTGACAACAACTGAGGCAGCCAAAATGTTATCAGTTGAGAGGACAAAGTGGTGGTAAGAGTTGTCGGAGAGCAGAGGAAGGAACTCTGGAGAAGGTAATTGTTTACGTGCATGAGCATTGGAGGAATATTCATCTGTCAGACGTAGAGAGAGACAGTGGATGCTTTTAGGGATGGAGCTTGCAGCAAAGTGTTTGTTCATCAGCTCTGAAAATTTTGATTCCCTAATTTCTCTTTCCAATTTTTCCATCtgtgaaagataaaaaaaaaaaaaaaaaggagtgacATTAGTTGAAAATATTTCTTAACAACCCAgcagatttttatttcttattttctattGGAGTGGCATGGGTAAATGCCCTCTCTCTACAAATGAATTTATGCATATATGTGGATAAAGGATAcaagaaaagagaacaaaaatgaAATCGATGGATCAATCAAAGACATaacaaaagaaagcaaataCAAATTTCACATCCCACTTCAATGACACAGAGTAGCATGAACGTGTTGCAGTTAAAGGATCCAAACTTAAAACATACAAGCGTATTAGTACCATGACTGCGCCATTTGAGCTCTATCAAAGTTGAGTAGAATAATTCAATCTAATATTGATTAATGAAAAGTCATATTAATAGCAAGTTAGCCCacaaaataacttaatttaaaaatatgtatttgtgCGTGAAAGGGATCATCATTAAAGGAGGCTGCAAACCAAGAGTGACCCAAACTCTTGACCCACACCAGCAACATACtcatattgaattaaaaattaatcaaataaaaggattaagacctagaaaaagaaaatacagcaataattacaaaaataacatgTTGGACTTCTTCTTTCATTGGTTCATATAATGAATCAGTAAGTATGTCAATTCATTTTTGCTCTTCTTAATTTTTCCTTCTTCCACAAAAAGTAATTCTGATATAacaacaatataataataatgttttatctttcatttttaaatagtaGGATCCAACCTCTAACATATAGCTTCCTTGCCTACATAAAAAAACGATAGAATTTACTCATCCATGTCAGCAGGTCATGAGTTAAGGGTCAAGAATTTGTGTCACTCTTCTTTTTCCAACAAACTAATTCTAAGAGCACATCATCAATAAACAATTAAAGGTATCTCcacattcaaaaaataattaaagcctCACAACAATAGAAGATTCTCACAACAGAACAACCTAGAGAACAGAAATGCAACAAGACGTCCTGTGGACAATCCTGTGTCAACCTGACCACGATGCCAAGCAAAGAataaatcaaaactcaatatcAGACACTCATCAAGGAGAATGTCATGCAAAAAATAAGCAACAACAATAGTTGATATAAAAGCAGTATCAGACATGGCATGAAAGGTCTCAAAACTAGTGTCACCTCCTTTATcacattgttaatgaaaaaagCTGATTGATTGGCAATCAAGTGTAAGTTTGAAGATAGAATTAGTGATCTATAGCCTACAATTGAAGAGATCAGACCTGGAGTAGGGCATACACATATCTACTTGAAATCCATCATCCAATGgaattttttaggtttagaaTAGTCTTCTATAAGTGGGAATTAGAATCAGCTAAATTGTTCAAGATAGATTGAATTGGCATTTCATTTCTATTTACTCTTTTTCAGTCAAGACATTAAACAAGGTATTGGTGTATGAAACTGATAATTCATTTTTCAGCAAGCAATAATTGAATAGCAGTAGCTCTAATTCTTTTAGATCTTCTCTTCAGTTGTCCATGACATTTTAGCATACGATAATTTAATAGCAATCATTCATAGAACCATGCAGAGATCCCTTCCAGCAAATCATTATTTGATAGAATACACAGGTACAAGATTTCaagtattatatattttatacccCTCTTTTTGgaatcccttttctttcttttgcagGCAAACAAAAAATTGTAACAACTACTAATAAGATGTGTCAcccaaatttcataaatttctcCAGTTAAAAACTCCCAAATGTTAAGATTACTATTAACAGAAAACAAGAGCATGAGCATGAGCATGAACATGAACATGAacaaaaaaagttcaaatataATTCCTGTCTAATACTTGGTAATAGATTCAACCCTCATTGAGGGATATAACTAGtttgaaacaaaatgaaagatgCAGAAACAAGTATGGATCCATGAAGCTAAAACCTACTTTTCAACCCTGCTCTCCTCCCAATAAGTTAGGAATAAGGAAACGAACCAcatcttaaattaattatgtctGTTTGAATAACTTGACACATACCATAGCCCTCAACATGAATGCAAATGTCCTTGCATCATACTGATTGCTCTTCATTTCAGAAACTAGGTGGCTAAAAGAAGCTGGGAGCTTTACACCATCTGGGATTTCCTCATTTTTAACTTGATTGAGTATCTTGTAAAAGTCTTTAACGAGCCTCTGTTACATCATTACCACCAGCATAAGTATTCAACTTGTAATAACACCATTAACAAAAAGTAGGAGAGTAGGTAATATCTTAATCTGAAACAATAAGTATGAAGGAAAAGGCTTACTTACCCCTGAATCATCTACTCTACCAAGAAGCCTTGGTCCTAACCGTCTACCTAAACAATCTGCGGTGCAAAAGCAAAGCAAGAACAAGAATTAAGCATCCGCCACAAACACAGAAGCAGCATCATGAAATTGTGATCCTAGACCCTGATCCAATAAGTATAGACATCTAAAAGCAGATCCAGATTGCTCTGTAACATTTCAGTAATTTGAATTATAAACATGATAAACAAATTTCACAAAAaacaaaggattaaaaaaatgaaacagcCAGGAGAACcaaataattaatctaaaattgtGACTTTATGTTTTTTAGAAGTCTGCTTCAGTTTGAAGTATCAGTGAATTGCTATTTCAAATCTTTATTTAGCTCATCTTTATCATAAACAATAAACAATACTAATCTCCCAGAATTCACAAATTAATGAATTGAAATCTCCAATAAATTTACAGGTTCAAAGCCTCATTGGTTATTAGAAGCATGCGAACacgcatgaaaaataaatggaattgGAAAAACCCATGAATTAATCATGCTAGATCAAGAAATCCGGAGCCGAGTTAAACAGCTGAAAATACGTTCGGCTGCAAGAAATTTCTATGCCAACAAATATAATGAGCTATAAAATCAGAATTAGATCCATCACTCTTGATATCAATCACAATTGCGAAAATCATAATCAAATGAATACCATCCGTGAGTGTATTTAAACATGTATATGAGCGGAGAGAACAGGGTATTAGTATTGCAGAAAAAAGAGGTAagcaaattgaaaatattaaccATCAATGTTCAAAACAAACACAAGGcacattcatgaaaaaatatgcATAGATGTAACAAAATGTGATTAAAACAAGACACGAATTCATCACATGTGAAAAACAACCGAACCCCAAATCAAATCAGGATCCAAACACCTCACAGCCAAATGCATACATACAAACAATAACAAGATCATGAAATTAGAAAGCAATCACAACCCGAATCAAATGAAGATCCATCCACCACATGAAGAAACAATCACAatcaaaataaccaaaaaaatgcCCAGACACTTGAACACAAAAAACCTTGAAAACAAGTaaaagccaataaaaaaaaaactcaccaaaTGAGGAACACTTGTTGACTCCTTCAAGGGTAACCAAAGCAGTGAGAATGAATACAAAAGGTAACAAAAAAGCGAGAATGAGTATAGAATGAAAAAGGGTTCTATAAGAGATATGGCGAGCTGCGACTTTGATCTTCATTAAGTCAATAAACCCATTGCTGCTGCTAGAAGATATAGTGATGCTTCTCATGCTACGCGAGATGTGAAGCTGCATATTCCTTTTCTATGCAGCCTCACCAGCACAAACCTAGCAAAGGCAACAAGTTCTAGCTCCTTCCCCGCTTGTTCCAACAATACCCAACTCACCATCAGATCCACACCTATCACAGATAAGATTTCCCTTCTGGGTTCCCGTAATGTTGTTGCTGTTATCTCTTATCCTCCTTTCTATTTCTCTTTCCCCTTCCCTTGTTTGTGGTCTTTTCAAAGACCGCATTGGAgattcagcagcagcagcagctgttattataacaataaaaaatgggtTTCTATACCTATTTACATGCAACAATACATCAATAAAGCTCTAATGGGTTTTCTCCTTTTGcgagattttcttcttcttctaccttTAATGGATCaaggagggagagggagagggagagggagagaatggGTTCTGTTCTGCGTTTGTGTTTtcgtctaattttttttattttgattttttctcatttgttttttttttttaataaagtaaataaGGTTGTTCAAGAGTCAAAACCGTGTTGCGAtggtgttgggtttttttttttaaaaaaaaaaaaaaaaaaaggagagagaaaagtgtGGGGGTGAGTTTTTGACCTTCGAGAGGCTCTAGCGTTAGAGCTAAATTTAGATGTCTCCTCAGTTCGTGGCCAAAACATGGATCTGCTTTCCTTGGACACTATTGTTTTTCAGTGCTTGTCAATTTTAGTTATTCTTTCATATCAATTCTCACTAAAGTGGAGGGTATGGTGTTTAAAAGGATGTAACCGATGTTTGAACtgttgataatgatttttttttttaatatttttttattttaaaatatattaaaataattttttttatttttaaaatattatttttaatatcagcatatcaatatcaaaatgatatgaaaatatcagcatatcaatatcaaaatgatatgaaaatatcaaaaaatataattcaaaataaaaaaaaaatacttttttcaaacacaaaaacaataaattctccatatctttaaattattttatacatcAATTGACATTAAGTTAAAATGTAATTCATCGAATAAACCCTCCTTCTCTAttctcaaatccaaaaaattttgttttaaaaaaaaatagcatatatttttatgttgaaaaaactAAGATTCTATCATATAGAGAATGTTAGAgaacatatttaaattattttttttattttaaattaatttttttatattttttatcatttcaatactctattgtcaaattaatttttttaacatcaacatattaaaatgatatgaaaacataaaaaaaaaaaaaaattcgatacaatgaaaaaaaaatgaattttttaaaattgtttttgaaacacaaaaacagatTCTTtctcaattataaataaattctcccatatctttaaattattttatacatcAATTGACAttaagttaaaatataattcattagAATATATCCTCCTTGTTTGTACTCAAATCCAagaaatattgtaaaaaaataaaagtagcacatttttatgtttaaaaaactaagatttcACTGTAGTAAGAGAGTGTTAGAGcgtgtttgaaattttttttacttcaaattaagtttttgtatattttaatcgTTTCCATATTCTactttcaataaataaaattattaatagtatataaaaaaaatactttaaaaaataatgtttaaaacGGTATGAAGAACCCCTTgctcattaatttattgaattcttaagaaaatagtataattaagtccAATTCTCATGAAAGCAAAATCTTTgccattaattaaaatatctcAAGCTTTGATGGGTGAAATGCAACGAGATCTCTCCCTTCACTATTCCATGCCCGTTACGAAAGAAAGAAGCACTCGAATGCCCATTTTACCGGTCCAATAACTTGGAGATTCTAATATTGTTGGCATTGTGAAAtaatactatattatattatattatattatgcatggaAAATATGAGTCGGTCAATGTTTATACAACGTCCATATGGGAGGCCCACAGGAGGCGAGCCTGCATGCCGCTGTCACAGCACCACCGTCATGATGTGATCTCTCGTTTTCTGTGGATGACCACAAATCTTCCGTCGAGACGAAAGGTCGGGGGGTGTCCACACAAACAACTTGAAGGTGGTCTATTTCCACCTTGGGGGGCTTTCCAAATGTGTCAAAATTGAAAGAGATGGtacgggaaaaaaaatcaatgctaaGCTATAGAAGTAACAATGAAGTGTagatttcaatttttctttttttttttctttttgaggaGGTCCACGTGATAAAATTATTGTAGATTGAAatagtaaaatgattattttgttaattaaagaaaaattatcttattagccagtttagaaaaaaaatctataattgcTTGGTTTTTCATGCATACCCGGATTCAAATCATAGTATGGGTTCGAACATTGAAATAatcattttgctcttttaaaaaaaatcattaagccTCTTGTTAGGGGTAGAATGGTCTTTTTAGTCATCTTCAAATTGAATGAGGACATAGAggtttttccatgtttttttaagtatagtaaaataacttaatcatctttataagtaattttttaaaacatgattctataaatgttttttcaaatgagtcctttaatttgttttctttttaatctaatcaatattcttttgattactatttattttagttgaaataatttataaaattagattttttttttcaatttcatcctccttcaatttttcatttataatatttagtctccattctttttattgctattatttttttttatccttatcttgatttattttatttttcattttcatccatcattattttatttaatttaatttttataccaaatttgatactcatttttttgttctctattttttatttattattttcttgatatatttttatttttcaatttcattccttgttgttttatttcattt
This DNA window, taken from Populus alba chromosome 17, ASM523922v2, whole genome shotgun sequence, encodes the following:
- the LOC118049563 gene encoding probable galacturonosyltransferase 14: MQLHISRSMRSITISSSSSNGFIDLMKIKVAARHISYRTLFHSILILAFLLPFVFILTALVTLEGVNKCSSFDCLGRRLGPRLLGRVDDSGRLVKDFYKILNQVKNEEIPDGVKLPASFSHLVSEMKSNQYDARTFAFMLRAMMEKLEREIRESKFSELMNKHFAASSIPKSIHCLSLRLTDEYSSNAHARKQLPSPEFLPLLSDNSYHHFVLSTDNILAASVVVTSTIQSSLKPDNIVFHIITDKKTYAGMHSWFALNPVSPAIVEVKGVHQFDWLTRENVPVLEAVENHNGIRNYYHGNHIAGANLSDTTPRRFASKLQARSPKYISILNHLRIYIPELFPNLDKVVFLDDDVVIQRDLSPLWEIDLKGKVNGAVETCKGEDEWVMSKHFKNYFNFSHPLIEKNLDPDECAWAYGMNIFDLRAWRKTNIRETYHSWLKENLKSNLTMWKLGTLPPALIAFKGHVHPIDPSWHMLGLGYQNKTNIESVKKAAVIHYNGQAKPWLEIGFEHLRPFWTKYVNYSNDFIRNCHILDSV